In one Juglans regia cultivar Chandler chromosome 11, Walnut 2.0, whole genome shotgun sequence genomic region, the following are encoded:
- the LOC108998906 gene encoding hexose carrier protein HEX6, whose translation MAVGLAIAGEGRQYNGRITRFVVLSCMMAAMGGVLFGYDIGISGGVTSMESFLKKFFPEVYTKMKKDTKISNYCKYDSQLLTSFTSSLYVAGLVATFFASSVTRALGRMPSILAGGAAFLAGAALGGAAFNVYMLILGRVLLGVGVGFANQAVPLYLSEMAPPKYRGAINNGFQFSIGIGALSANIINFGTEKIKAGWGWRISLAMAAVPASILTLGALFLPETPNSLIQRSSDHHKAKQMLQRVRGTNDVQVELDDLIKASSISKTIEHPFKKILERKYRPQLVMAIAIPFFQQVTGINVIAFYAPILFRTIGLGESASLLSAIMTGIVGTGSTFISMLIVDKLGRRTLFIIGGIQMFISQIMVGGIMAAQLGDQGGIGKGYSYLVLILIGVYVAGFGWSWGPLGWLVPSEIFPLEIRSAGQSITVAVSFIFTFVVAQTFLAMLCHFKAVIFFFFGVWVVVMTAFVYFLLPETKNMPIEQMDRIWREHWFWNRIVEK comes from the exons ATGGCAGTGGGATTAGCAATTGCAGGTGAGGGCAGGCAGTACAATGGGAGGATAACCCGGTTTGTAGTCCTGTCTTGTATGATGGCCGCCATGGGAGGAGTTCTCTTTGGCTATGATATTGGAATTTCAG GTGGAGTCACCTCTATGGAGTCATTTCTCAAGAAGTTCTTCCCAGAGGTGTACACTAAGATGAAAAAAGATACCAAGATTAGCAATTACTGCAAGTATGATAGCCAATTGTTGACTTCCTTCACATCCTCACTCTACGTGGCTGGCCTTGTGGCAACTTTCTTCGCTTCCTCGGTCACTAGAGCCCTGGGACGCATGCCATCAATCCTCGCTGGAGGCGCTGCTTTCCTTGCGGGTGCAGCCCTTGGCGGTGCAGCTTTCAATGTCTACATGCTTATACTTGGTCGCGTCTTGCTCGGAGTTGGGGTCGGTTTTGCAAACCAG GCAGTCCCCTTGTATCTCTCTGAAATGGCCCCACCAAAATACAGAGGCGCAATCAACAATGGTTTCCAATTCAGTATTGGCATCGGTGCTCTATCAGCAAACATCATCAACTTTGGTACGGAAAAGATCAAAGCAGGCTGGGGATGGCGAATCTCTCTAGCAATGGCCGCCGTTCCAGCCTCCATTCTTACATTGGGTGCTCTTTTCCTCCCGGAAACACCCAACAGCCTGATCCAACGCAGCAGCGACCATCACAAGGCCAAACAAATGCTACAGCGCGTCCGAGGCACCAACGATGTCCAAGTAGAATTAGACGATCTGATCAAAGCTAGTTCCATATCGAAAACCATCGAACACCCGttcaagaaaattttagaaagaaaatataggCCCCAACTTGTAATGGCAATAGCCATACCTTTCTTCCAACAAGTGACGGGAATCAATGTCATTGCCTTCTACGCCCCAATACTATTTCGGACGATTGGTTTGGGGGAAAGTGCATCGCTTTTGTCGGCGATCATGACAGGGATTGTTGGCACAGGCTCAACCTTCATATCCATGCTTATAGTGGATAAACTTGGCCGAAGAACTTTGTTCATAATAGGGGGTATTCAAATGTTCATCTCCCAGATTATGGTGGGAGGAATAATGGCAGCTCAGCTAGGTGATCAAGGTGGGATAGGCAAAGGGTATTCGTATTTGGTTCTGATTTTGATAGGTGTGTACGTTGCTGGGTTTGGGTGGTCATGGGGTCCATTGGGATGGCTAGTTCCGAGCGAGATTTTTCCATTGGAGATTCGATCGGCTGGGCAGAGTATTACGGTGGCAGTGAGCTTTATATTCACTTTCGTAGTTGCTCAAACTTTTCTGGCAATGCTCTGCCACTTCAAGGCcgtgattttcttcttctttggggTATGGGTAGTGGTGATGACGGCATTTGTGTACTTTCTATTGCCGGAGACGAAGAACATGCCGATTGAACAGATGGACAGAATATGGAGGGAGCACTGGTTTTGGAACAGAATTGTGGAGAAGTGA